The DNA region CAAAGTCTTCAATAACAACAAAGACTAACGCCATCGGTGAAATATTACTTGAAGGTTTCTCAGCGAACCCTACTCCATTGATCACACCATGATGCTGACGAATAATGACATCTGCACCTGCAGGAGCTTTTGGAAATTGCTGAACCATTGTAGAAATTTTATTAGCGTGCTCTTTGACTAGTGTCACTTTAAAGCCGGGAAGATTAGCATTTGCAAGATCTTCATTTGAATTAATCTTAAGTAATTCATCATCTTTTAAGAGGATATCGTGAAAGAAAGAGACGAAAGCTATCTTTTCAAAATTTGCTTTTAATTGCTTTTGACTCTGTCCCCATTCCATATGAGGAATGATCTGATGAGCGAACAATGAGATTAGATAACTTCTCTTATATGAGAAACTATCCTGGTTTTTTAAAAGGTCCCTTAAAAGTTCACCAAAAGTCGTATCCTCGATATTTTTCATCATCGAGCCTATTGTGACATTAGACATATTAACTAATTGATCAGAAACCCCAAGATCATCGATAAGATTTTGACTAATTCCATAGGAGTCAGTCGTGACTTCGATATGGTCCTTTATTTTCTTCGTCTTTACGACTTTATCAACAGATTGAGACATGAGGTGATTGAGAAAAATATCGTGATCTTCTCTTCTTACAAAAAAAGAATCAAGATTCATTAGCTCATACTTTTGAATGACATCTTTATCGAAAGTATCACCCATTTTAATTCTCTTAACATAGTGATCCATTCCCTCTTTCTGTATCTTAATATAGACATCGCAGCAGCAACTGGTCATAAGATAGAAATTGCTTAGAGGGACTGGTAAAAACTCTGGCGCCTTTAACTCTTCCATCCTCTTTGTACCAAGATCGAGAAGATCCTTAATGGCGATAAATAAGTCATTAACTCTAAAGCGATCAGTAAGACTTCTTAGGTGATTGTAATTGAAATCGACACTACCGAATGATACGATCGGTTTTTCACATTTTAAGTCATAGATCTTATTAAAGGCCAACTGAGCAAAGTAGATTCGCTCATCATCAGTCTCATATAAGTTTCTGGCCAGAACAATCGAGAATGTTGACGGTATGGCCATTAAACGCTCGAGTTCTTCTTCACTACTTCCGACATGAACAGTCACACTGAACTCTTTCTCAAGCACTGGCTTAAGGATGTCGATAACCCTTTGTTCTTTTTCTAGCAGAATAAAATCTTTCATCCCTTTCATTATACCGGAAATCAATAAGTTAATATGAAATGAATCTTTTTTCCTAGAATCGACCTTAAATTGAAATCAAAATCAAGGTAATATAACCTATGTTTAATCAATTTAATCTGAAAGGCACACATAAAATTAAAAAGCATCCCCTATTTGAAAAACTACGTTATTTTCAGACGGAACTTTTTTTTACCTTAGGTTTTTTGTTTGATATTTTCACTCTTGGTCGAATAGATGACCGTTTCAATATTTATGGCCAATCATTTTACTTAACTATTCTCTACTCTATTTTTACGATTCAACTTTTAGAAATAGAATTTAAAAGAGCTCTCTTTCAAAAGTTCGCCCTTTATCTAGATGATCTCCTTCACTTTTTAACGGGTTCTCTTTTGAGTGCATATAGTATTTTTTATTTCAAATCCTCATCTCTTTCTAACTCCTTTATTTTTATGGCCATCATTCTTGCCTTTCTCTTTCTCAATGAAACAGAATTTTTTAAAACGAGAGGCCTTAGCGTAAAGAGCATTCTCATCTCACTGTGTACGATTAGTTTTTTAACCTATTTCATTCCAATGACGATAGGCCGTCTCGGCGGGGATCTCTTCTTCCTCTCAACAACACTCTCACTAATATCTCTCTTTCCCCTTGCTTACCTCTTACACAAAAGGCGACAAGGCGATCTATTGAAAGTCATCTCTTCTTCATGGTGTGGCGTCATAATCATTTTTAATCTCCTCTATCTTGCAAAGATGATTCCTCCGGTTCCACTTTCTCTAACGAAGATTGGAGTTTTTTATAAAATAGAAAAAGAAAATAGTGACTACCTACTTTCTCAAAAAAAAGAATTTTTCGATAATATGAAATTTGGCGAATCGAATTTTGAATACAGAGAAAATGATCGCGTCTATTTGTATACAAGTGTTTTTGCCCCAAGTGAGTTTCAAGATACGGTCTTTGCAGTTTGGCAAAAAAAGATCACAAAGGAATTTGGCAAACCAGTGACAGAATCCCTTTGACCCTCATAGGAGGTCGAGTTAAAGGGTTTCGAGCAACGACTTACAAGTCAAATTATACACAAGGAAATTGGCGCGTTTTAATTGAAACGAGATCCGGCAGAGAGATTGGAAGAAAGTACTTTATGATTTCAAAGGCCGATGAGGAAATAGAACTCAAAAAAATAAAAGAGTAAGGGCCGAAAGGCCCTTTTCACTCGATTTAGATAGACTTTTTAGAAAAGAAATAATTAAAGATAAAAAAGATAAGCGCCAAGCTCACTCCAAAATGAGCAAGGTGATAAAAAAGGGTTTCGATATTCTCGAGATTGCCCTGTCTAATATTACTTTCAAAAATCCCTATTACATTTGTATGTGGTAAAAAAGCATAAAAACCAAGTGCAATAGCATTGATAATATTGAAATCTTTAAAGACCTCACCTATCCCAACATTGTAAACATAGGCCGAACTGTAACCATTAACCGCCCCTAAAAAGAGAACAAAAATAAATGTGGGAAGTCGACTAAACTTAGTCGACAACATAACTCCTAGAAAAATTGAAAAAAGTAATGAGAAAGAACTTAAGAAAAAGGTAAAAATAAACTTTGAAGAAAAAACAAAGTCAGAGACCATAATGCTTAGTCCCATCGTAGAATAAGAAAAAGTAAAAAGAAAAAAGCATAGACACATAAGCCATGCACCAAGAATTCTTCCTAT from Halobacteriovorax sp. GB3 includes:
- a CDS encoding DUF2914 domain-containing protein; translated protein: MTLIGGRVKGFRATTYKSNYTQGNWRVLIETRSGREIGRKYFMISKADEEIELKKIKE
- a CDS encoding ABC transporter permease; translation: MIASIIKNTFKNEFRNRGVVFLAVMSFVIITIGLLAINFLMKNYVHEDSSALIATYILDAVYTTTTVWTSIVGLILGINCVRNDISSGTLPLILSMPIRRRDYLIGRILGAWLMCLCFFLFTFSYSTMGLSIMVSDFVFSSKFIFTFFLSSFSLLFSIFLGVMLSTKFSRLPTFIFVLFLGAVNGYSSAYVYNVGIGEVFKDFNIINAIALGFYAFLPHTNVIGIFESNIRQGNLENIETLFYHLAHFGVSLALIFFIFNYFFSKKSI